A DNA window from Castanea sativa cultivar Marrone di Chiusa Pesio chromosome 7, ASM4071231v1 contains the following coding sequences:
- the LOC142642925 gene encoding putative serine/threonine-protein kinase PBL17: MKCKSGLCLRLRFMGICFSIEEQEQLQQQQQQQHQQHLYQQQQQQQQLQFQVEVRHDSATSINSQEKNASSNSLAPKNVHDLRENPVNSNVDIFTYEEMRLATKRFRPDLILGEGGFGIVYKGVIDENVRPGYTSTQVAIKELNREGFQGDREWLTEVNYLGQLRHSNLVKLIGYCCEEEHRLLVYEYMASGSLERHLFRRVGSTLTWSRRLKIALDAAKGLAFLHCAERPVIYRDFKTSNILLDADFNAKLSDFGLAKDGPMGDQTHVSTRVMGTYGYAAPEYVMTGHLTARSDVYGFGVVLLELLIGRKALDKSRPSREHNLVEWARPLLNNNKKLLRILDPKLEGQYSNRAAMKVAHLAYQCLSQNPKGRPLMSQVVDILETFQSKAENHEEAMLQSGGSLTLYEVPKGTPVTQSAKREPFRSERAPEVRSSKPGKGRSKSEPFNDADIYSPSPDLLTNEKSASTRR; encoded by the exons ATGAAATGCAAATCTGGATTGTGCTTGAGGTTGAGATTCATGGGGATTTGTTTTAGTATTGAAGAGCAAGAacaattacaacaacaacaacagcaacaacaccaacaacatcTATaccaacagcaacaacaacaacaacaactccagtttcaag TTGAAGTAAGACATGACTCAGCTACATCTATTAATTCACAAGAAAAAAATGCAAGCAGCAATTCCTTGGCTCCCAAGAATGTCCACGATCTCCGTGAAAATCCTGTTAATAGTAATGTTGATATCTTTACATATGAGGAAATGAGGTTGGCCACAAAGCGATTCCGGCCAGATTTAATTCTTGGTGAGGGTGGGTTTGGAATTGTATACAAGGGAGTTATTGATGAGAATGTGAGACCCGGTTATACTTCCACCCAAGTTGCCATTAAGGAGCTTAATCGAGAAGGGTTCCAAGGTGACAGGGAATGGCTG ACAGAAGTTAACTATTTAGGACAGCTCCGTCACTCTAATCTTGTGAAGCTTATTGGGTACTGCTGTGAGGAGGAGCACAGATTGTTAGTTTATGAGTACATGGCAAGTGGGAGCCTAGAAAGACATCTTTTTCGCA GAGTGGGCTCTACATTAACTTGGTCAAGAAGATTGAAGATTGCATTAGATGCTGCAAAAGGACTTGCTTTTCTTCATTGTGCAGAACGACCTGTCATATACCGTGATTTCAAGACGTCAAACATCTTGCTGGATGCG GATTTTAATGCAAAACTTTCAGACTTTGGCCTTGCAAAGGATGGGCCAATGGGAGACCAAACCCATGTTTCAACACGAGTGATGGGTACTTATGGATATGCTGCTCCTGAGTATGTAATGACTG GGCATTTAACAGCTCGAAGTGATGTTTATGGATTTGGTGTGGTACTACTTGAGTTGCTCATTGGAAGGAAAGCATTGGACAAGAGCAGGCCCAGCCGAGAACATAACTTGGTTGAGTGGGCCCGCCCACTCTTGAACAATAATAAGAAGCTTCTGAGGATCTTAGACCCTAAGCTGGAGGGGCAATACTCTAATAGAGCAGCAATGAAGGTGGCCCATTTGGCATACCAATGCCTTAGCCAAAACCCAAAAGGGAGGCCTCTCATGAGCCAAGTAGTTGATATCCTTGAGACTTTCCAGTCAAAGGCAGAAAACCATGAAGAGGCAATGCTTCAAAGTGGAGGTAGTCTAACCCTTTATGAGGTTCCAAAGGGTACCCCTGTCACTCAGTCAGCGAAGAGAGAGCCATTTAGAAGTGAGAGGGCACCCGAGGTGCGGAGTAGCAAACCAGGAAAAGGAAGGAGCAAAAGTGAGCCTTTCAACGATGCTGATATATATAGTCCTTCTCCAGATTTATTGACTAATGAGAAGTCAGCTTCTACCAGACGTTAA
- the LOC142642924 gene encoding TORTIFOLIA1-like protein 2, translated as MKTHAHMKARGTTRVNAQQVVFELKHKVVIALNKLADRDTYQIGVDELEKTAECLTPDGIAPYLSCILDTDTEQKSAVRKECIRLMGTLVRFHEGLVGPHLAKMVASIVKRLKDPDSIVRDACVETVGVLASKLSNRRGETDGVFVVLVKPLFEALGEQNRQVQLGSALCLARVIDNSHDPPISILQKMLARTTKLLKNPHFMAKPAVIELNRSIIQVGGAPTQNILSGAMAGIREALKNSDWTTRKAASVALGDIAATGGSFLGSFRASSIRSLESCRFDKVKPVRDAVLQALQYWRSLPGPDTPEPSEAGSSIKENYCGGDYSDLTSTGESGWKDVTHKKTGTGSTKGRAPLSIRKTCQNYVENPQHSKADDWQIEIAVPKSHNVSLAEFHNEESESSSVTKTLERMSAEGTSPLDTGYEYVPMDDKQECSSVSNLTTDNFETKFVAVSHECLEEGGLLKPIRRTQRFAAEEVSSEEQMYLAKRQDRRSLDSTVTESCSQTTRGCCSELANEMVCIRKQLLEIENKQSNLMDLLQVFTTGVMDSLTTIQSRVVGLEHVVDRLAQDIVHGGRYSDSASSKLLKQSQSVHSPRLSTCTPRPSVDIRNGQPSLLSVKSSDIWDENAVGRCRSSNSAKQGTDIWTNSEVKITRNPAGKVMQKSSGQGMPNVGCGQTRNANAIFASASSTNVRQHALESKNNLWKRVKGYLCEGDLDSAYMEALCSHDELVLVELLDRTGPVLESLSPKTVSDILSTLTSYLLEQRFMNSIIPWLQQVVDLSTIHGPNYLVISAKARQEFLSAIQEAMNMEFPNPAERRYVTQLAMKFHHIWGKCS; from the exons ATGAAGACACATGCACATATGAAAGCGCGAGGAACCACTAGGGTGAATGCGCAACAGGTGGTTTTTGAGCTGAAACATAAAGTGGTTATTGCGCTGAACAAACTTGCGGATAGAGACACGTACCAGATTGGTGTTGATGAGCTCGAGAAAACTGCTGAATGTTTAACCCCAGATGGAATTGCCCCGTATTTGTCGTGTATATTGGATACTGATACAGAACAAAAGAGTGCTGTGAGAAAGGAGTGTATCCGATTGATGGGTACATTAGTGAGATTTCATGAGGGTCTTGTTGGACCGCATCTTGCCAAGATGGTTGCTAGCATTGTTAAGCGGCTCAAGGATCCAGATTCTATAGTGAGGGACGCATGTGTGGAAACAGTTGGTGTTTTGGCTTCGAAATTGAGTAATCGTAGGGGTGAGACCGATGGTGTCTTTGTTGTATTAGTGAAGCCGCTTTTTGAAGCTTTGGGTGAACAAAATAGGCAGGTGCAGTTGGGTTCGGCATTGTGCTTGGCTAGGGTCATTGACAACAGTCATGATCCTCCAATTTCAATCTTGCAGAAGATGTTGGCTCGGACTACGAAGTTGCTTAAGAATCCACATTTTATGGCAAAACCAGCGGTGATTGAGTTGAATAGAAGTATTATTCAG GTCGGGGGTGCTCCCACACAAAATATTCTATCTGGTGCAATGGCTGGAATCCGAGAAGCTCTCAAAAACAGTGACTGGACAACACGCAAAGCTGCTTCTGTGGCATTAGGGGATATTGCTGCAACTGGTGGATCCTTCTTGGGATCCTTTAGGGCTTCCTCCATCCGCTCTCTTGAATCTTGTCGTTTTGATAAG GTTAAACCAGTTAGGGATGCAGTACTGCAGGCCCTACAGTACTGGAGAAGTCTTCCAGGGCCTGATACTCCTGAACCTTCAGAAGCTGGATCTTCTATAAAAG aaaattatTGTGGAGGTGACTACAGTGATCTCACCAGTACCGGTGAGTCTGGATGGAAGGATGTCACCCACAAGAAAACTGGTACAGGCTCAACTAAGGGCAGGGCTCCTTTGTCTATCAGAAAAACATGTCAAAATTATGTGGAAAACCCTCAACATTCCAAAGCAGATGATTGGCAAATTGAAATTGCTGTTCCAAAAAGCCATAATGTTTCTTTAGCAGAATTTCATAATGAAGAATCTGAGAGTAGTTCTGTTACCAAGACGTTAGAAAGAATGAGTGCTGAAGGTACAAGCCCACTGGATACTGGGTATGAATATGTACCAATGGATGACAAACAAGAGTGTTCTTCTGTGTCCAATCTTACTACTGATAACTTTGAGACCAAGTTTGTGGCAGTTTCGCATGAATGCCTTGAGGAAGGTGGTCTACTCAAGCCAATTCGAAGAACTCAGCGGTTTGCAGCTGAAGAAGTTAGTAGTGAGGAACAAATGTACTTGGCAAAGAGGCAGGATCGTAGAAGTCTTGATTCTACTGTTACAGAGTCTTGTTCCCAAACTACCCGTGGATGTTGTTCAGAACTAGCAAATGAAATGGTTTGCATTCGAAAGCAACTTTTGGAGATTGAAAACAAACAGTCAAACCTAATGGATCTCTTACAG GTGTTTACAACTGGCGTAATGGATAGCTTGACTACAATACAATCGAGGGTGGTAGGTTTAGAACATGTAGTTGACAGGCTAGCTCAAGATATTGTACATGGGGGGAGATATTCTGATTCAGCAAGCTCCAAACTCTTGAAGCAGAGCCAAAGTGTGCATTCTCCCCGACTCTCTACGTGCACACCTCGACCATCTGTTGATATTCGCAATGGACAGCCTTCATTGTTGTCTGTAAAAAGTTCTGATATTTGGGATGAAAATGCAGTTGGTAGGTGCAGGTCAAGCAATTCTGCTAAACAAGGTACAGATATTTGGACAAATTCTGAGGTGAAGATCACTAGGAATCCTGCAGGGAAAGTCATGCAGAAAAGTTCTGGGCAGGGAATGCCAAATGTTGGTTGTGGCCAAACAAGAAATGCTAATGCTATTTTTGCTTCAGCTTCTAGTACTAATGTCAGACAACATGCTTTAGAAAGTAAGAATAACCTTTGGAAACGTGTGAAAGGTTATTTATGTGAAGGGGACCTTGACTCTGCATACATGGAAGCTCTCTGTTCACATGATGAACTTGTTCTGGTTGAGCTACTTGATAGGACTGGTCCTGTTCTGGAAAGTTTGTCACCAAAGACTGTCAGTGACATTCTCAGTACTTTGACATCATATCTCCTAGAGCAAAGATTTATGAACTCCATAATCCCTTGGTTGCAGCAG gTTGTGGACTTAAGCACTATTCATGGACCAAACTACCTTGTTATTTCTGCAAAAGCAAGGCAAGAATTCTTGTCTGCGATTCAGGAGGCTATGAACATGGAGTTTCCTAATCCTGCAGAGAGAAGATATGTTACTCAATTGGCAATGAAGTTCCACCATATATGGG GAAAATGTTCCTGA